CGTGGGCCGGGCGATCAGGGCGCCGGCGCCGTCGGGGAGCGGCACGCCCACGGTGAAGAGCGGGCGGCCGTGCGGGTCGAAGGTGACCGGCCCCACGACGGATTCGCCGCGCCGGAGATCGGCCCAGTAGGGCTCACCGCTGTATCGAGCGGCCGGCTGACCGGCCACGACCTCCCGCCGGGATGCCCGGGACACCTCCGCGCCTGAGGCGTCGACCAGCGACACCTCCTCCAGGTAAGGCGTGTCCCGGAGCAGGGTGTAGAGCACCCGCTCCTGCTCGGCCGCGGGGGCCGAAACCAGCCCGGCGCCCTCCAGGCGGGCGAGCAGCTGCAGCTGCCCGGTGATGCGCTCGACGAACCGGGCCAGCTCCTCGGAGACCGTGCGCGCAGCGGCCTGGTTCTGCGCCTGCACCACCTCCACCTGCGCGGTGCGGGCCGCAGCCAGTCCGTACCAGCCGTAGATCGAGACGGGAAGGACCGACATGGCGATGCCGAACGCGAGCACCTTCAACCGCAGGTGGCCGAACCAGCGGGTCATGGCCCCACCTCCCCGGCGGGTACCTGCACATCGCCCGGGCCGGGGCCAGCCTCGTCGCCCCGCACGTGGGCGAACGCCATTCCCTCGGGCTTCAGCGTGATCCCCAGTCTCCGGACCACCTCAAGGTCGACCACGAGCTCCGGGTTGTCGATGGACTCGATGGGCAACGTGGCCGGGTCGGCCCCGGACAGCACCTTGGCCACGAACCGCGCGGCCTGTTTCCCCTGGGCCCGGTTGGAGTTGCCGTACGCGGCCATGAGCCCGGCCTCCGGCCCCAGGTCCAGCGGCCCCATCGCGGGCAGACCCAGTCGCTCCAGCGCCGCCGCAATCGCCCCCGCTCCGGATTCCAGCACGAATGCCGGCAGGAGCAATGCGGCATCGTACTCCCCGGGCTCGATCGCACCCAGGCCGGCCAGGGCCCCATCCAGGTCACCCGCCTCGACGGTGCCGAGGGACACGCCCAGCCGCGCCGCCGCCTCCTCCACCACCTCCAGGGCATGGAGCCCCGGAACCACCTGCGGGTCGTACAGCACGAGCACCCGCCGCACGTCGGGCAGGAGCTTGGTCAGGAGCTCCAGCCGCTTGCCCGACAGTTCCGCGTGCTGGTTGTCCACCCCCGTCATCAGGCCGCCGGGCCGGGCGTAGGAGTCGATCCACCCCCAGCGCACCGGCGAAGCCACGCCGGCCATCACCACCGGAAGGCCCGGGTTGTCGCTCCGGTGCAGCGTATCGGCCTCGATCCCGCCTCCGGCCACCAGCACGTCCGGCCCGGAGGCGATCGCCTGCGCGGCCAGGGCCGGCAGCCGGGAGCGATCCCCGCGGGCGGAGTAGACGGTGATGTCGACCCGGTCGGGCGTGTAGCCCAGTTCGGCCAGCCCCTCCCTCAGCCCCTCGACCTTCTCCAGCCGCACGTCGTCAGCCAGAAGGACAGCGATGGCCGCCGGCGCCGGATCGCGGCGGGCACAGCCCGCGAACAGCGCCGCGGCCAGGACGAGGCTCAGGAGCGCGACGTGCCGGCCCGGGCCGCAAAGACCCGGACGCCGGCGATGCCGCCCGTTCCGGTCGATCCGCTGGTCCATCATGTCCCCCTCCCTCGCCCCCAGTCTACCGACTGATGAGGTCTGCGCCTATGACACGAAGGGGCCGCTCTGCCTCCGGTCTTCGGCTGATTTTGGCGGCGATGAAGGGGGCGGGGCGGAGGCGACGTCCAATCCAGTAGATGACCGTGAAGGCAGGGGAGAGGTGACCATGGACCAGCAGAACCCACGCCGCGACCAGCGCCCGGAGCTGGACCGCGAGCCCAGCGCTACCCCGGAACCGACAACCCCGCCGTCGCCTGTCCCGCCGGTGCCGGCCTACCGGCCGCCGCTCACGTCGCCCTTCCGCACGTCCGCGATCGGGGAAGGCGGGCAGCCCGAACCCACCGGTACCGAGAAGACCGCCGACGATCGGCCCGACACCGGCCGCATGCACGGCCGGGGCGAAGACGGCGAAGCCGCGCCGAGGCGCCGCGCCGAAGGCGAGGAGTCCGGCGCGGAGACCGGCGCCCCAGGGCGAGATCACGCCATCCCCGGAGGAGCAGAAAGCATGCACAGCGATGCCGGCGGCCCGCCACCCGGCACACCCGGCGGCCGGGGCCCCGCGGCGTTCGCCCGTGACGAAGGCGGCCGCGACGAGGAGGGGACGTCCGGTCCCCGCGGTCCGCACGGGCCCCTGTACCATCCACCGCCGCCGCCCCCGCGCAGCAGGCGCCAATCCATCGTCGGCCCGCTCGTCCTGATCTTCCTGGGGCTCTTCTTCCTGGGACAGAGCCTGGGCCTGATCGAGTGGTCGCTGTGGGAGGTCGTCTGGCGGCTGTGGCCGGTCTGGCTGATCGTGGCCGGTCTCGACATGGTCTTCGGTCAGCGGGGCGGCTGGGCCAGGGCGCTGCTGGTGCTCATCGCCGTGGCGATCGTCCTGGGCATCGTCCTGGGCATCCAGCCCCAGAGGGCCATCGATCGGCCGACGGGGGCAGTGCCCTCGTCCCCGTCCCGAACCTTCCTCATGGAGCCGTCGGAGCGGGTTCCGGCCGCTCCGTCCCTGCCCGTGACCGGGCAGCAGCCGGAGCCGGTGACCATCGCCCAGCCGCTGGAGGGGATCTCGGCGGCGGAGGTCCGAATCGAGTCCGCCGTGTCCGTACTGGAGATCCGGGGTGGGGATCTGCCCGATCTGCTGATCGAGGGCACGGTGGTGCCGCTCATCGGCGAGCAGGTTCAGTGGGACTATGACGCCGTGGACGGGACAGGCGTCTTCCGGCTCTACTCGGACAAACCCACCCGGATCTCCTCCGGGCCGCGGCAGGGCGAGTGGGACCTCGTGCTCACGGACCGCATCCCGATCAGCCTGCACCTCAGCACCGGCGTGGCGGACAGCGACATTGACCTGACCCGGCTCCACGTGCCGGAGCTGAACGTGGAGGCCAGCGTCGGCGAGGTGTCGATCAAGCTTCCGGAAACGGGAGCGGTGAAGGGGACGATCAACGCCGGCATCGGGGAGGTCATCCTGTGGATCCCCGAAGGCCGGCCGGCCCGCATCCGGGTCGAGACCGGCATCGGGAGCACGAGCGTCGCCCCAGGCTTCCTGTACCGGGACGGGTACTACGTGACGCCGCAGTACGCTGACCAGGAGGACGCCGTAGACCTGGTGGTGACCGGCGGCGTGGGAACCGTCGATCTCAGGATCATGGACTGAGCCGGGTCTGATGTGCGCGCAAAGACCCCGCCCCTCTCGCCGGGGCGGGGTCTTTGCGCGCGTCTGGCCCGGCGCGAGTGCTCCGGTCCTGCCGCGCCGTCAGGATGCGGCGTCCGGACCGCCGGCCCCGCGGGCTTCAGCCAGTACAGGGAGGGCTGCCCGGACCTTCCGCACCACGGGCGCTCACCGCCGGCCCCGGTAGCCGCCCGGGATCACCCGCAGCCGGGGGGCGGGCCGCATGCGGCCGTGCATGTACCCCACAGCCGCACCGACCAGCGCGCCGAGCACGTGAAGAGAAGCCAGGAGCCCGATCAGGTTCAGCGGCCGGGAGAAGTATCGGACGGCAACCGTGGCATCCAGCAGGCTTCCGTCCACCAGCAGGATCGTCAGCAGGCAGACCTCAAACAGCGGCATGGCCAGGGCAGATCCCAGCGCAGCGCCCACCAGGGCCGTACGGTTCCGTCGCATGCCCGTGCCTCCCTCATCTACCGCCCGTACGGCCGCCCGCGGCCGGGCTCAGGATGGGTACGGGAACCGCAGGAGGCCGTAGACGAGCACCCCGGTTGCCGAAACGTACACCCAGATGGGCCACGTCACCCTGCCCAGGCGCCGGTGGGACGGCAGCAGCCCCCGGAGTCCCCGCCAGACCGTGATCAGGACCAGGGGCGTCTGCACCATGGCCAGGGTGAAGTGGCTGATCAGGATCGCCAGGTAGATCGGCCGCAGCCACCCCGGGCCGGAGAACGTGGACAGCCCTCCCAGGAAGACCCGGGTGACATACAGGACGAGAAAAAGCGCCGCGAGCGCAGTGGCCGTCAGCATGACCCGCTGATGCCGCTGCGGCTCCCCACGCCGCACCAGGCGTATGCCCCAGAGGATAAGGATGCCGCTCACCGAGATGAGGATGGCGTTGACCGTGGGCAGCACGGCCAGGATGCGGTCCAATGCAGTTCTCCCCCCTCCCTGCCGCCGTCACGGGCCGGGGCACCGGCCAGGCCGCCCGGCGCGGGGGAGCCTCCGTCGCCGGGCGTGCAGGCGCGCACCGCGACGGCGCCCGGCCCGGGTTGCCGCCGGCGCCGTCAGGCGCGGGTCACGTCCAGCATCATCGCGAGGAAGATCACGAACAGGTACAACAAAGACCAGCCGTAGGTCCGGTGGGCCCAGTCCATCTGCGGCGCCCGCTCACGCAGGAGGCCCACTGAGGCGGACACCATGGCGCACCCCAGCACGACCGATGTCCAGAGGTACAGCCGGCCGACCGTCCCGGTCCAGTAGAGCAGGGCCGCGGAGGGAATCAGGAGCAGCGAGTAGAGCAGGATCTGCCACTTGGTGGCCCGCTCCCCCCTCACCACCGGCAGCATGGGGACGCCGGCCCGCTCGTAATCCTCGCTGCGGAAGAGCGCCAGCGCCCAGAAGTGGGGCGGCGTCCAGAGGAAGACCACGAGGAACATGATGACAGCGGCCCAGTCGAGCCGTCCGGTGACCGCGGCCCAGCCCACCAGCGGGGGCGCCGCGCCCGCTGCGCCGCCTATGACGATGTTATGCACCGTCGAGCGCTTCAACCACATGGTGTAGACCAGCACGTAGAACAGCAGGCCGGCGGTGGCCAGCAGGGCCGTGAGCAGGTTGACGGTGAGCAGAACCAGGAAGCTGAGCGCCCCGGTGATCACGCCGAAGCGCAGGGCCTGCTCCGGTGTCAGCCGGCCTGCGGGCAGCGGCCTGCGTCGGGTCCGGGCCATGACCGCGTCGATGTCCCGGTCGTACCACATGTTGATGGCGTTCGCCGCCCCGCAGGACAGCGCCAGCCCGATCATGGTGACGACCGTCAGGCCCAGCGGCGGCGGTCCCCCGGCCGCCACCCACATGGCGGCAAACCCGGTGATGAGGAGCAGGATGACGATGCGCGGCTTGGTGAGCGCCACGTAATCCCGCACCACCTGGCCGCTTTGAAGGCGATCGCGAGCCTGCGCGAACATGGGGCCGCCCCCTTTACCTTCAAGATCCCTGCGTGACGCCGCGCGCCGTTCCCGGACACCGGGTCCCGGCCGCGCACGCCGAGTGCCGTTCCCGGACACCGGTTTCAGGCGGCGCAGGCCCCGCGCCCGGGGCTGGTCCCGCCCCCCCCCCGCATGCGCCCCCCTGCCTGGGCGCAGCTTCAGGACCGCGCCAGGTCCACGCCCCGTGCCCGGTAGGGAACCGAAATTAGACGGGTTCCGGGCAAAATCCTCCTACTTTTCTCACTTTCATGATGACAATGTTGCCAAACTCAGCCCGCCGAGCAGGAATCGTCTGAGTTACCGGATAATAAATGCACATCGCAGCACTTTCCATTTGCGGAGGGGGTCCACATGGTTCAGGAAGCCGCACTGCCGCGGGGCGTCCGCGTCGGCCTGGCGGTCAGCATCAGCGTCGTCCTCCTGTCGCTGGCCGGCCTTCTCGCGCTGTTCGCGTCGGCCCGTCAGCCCGCCCTGCCGGTCTTCGGCCAGGTCCCTGACTTCGATTTCGTGGACCAGGAGGGCCGGCCGTTCTCGGATGAGGACCTGGCCGGCCGTGTGCACCTCGTCGGCTTCATCTACACCTCATGCCCCGACATCTGTCCCGCGATCACGGCGCAGATGCGGGCGCTGCAGACCGAGCTGGCCCGGCTCGGTCTGACCGACCAGGTCCACCTGGTCTCCATCACGGTGGATCCGGAGTACGACACCCCGGAGCGGCTGGCGGCTTACGCCCGGATGTTCGGCGCCGACACCTCCTCCTGGCACTTCCTCACCGGCCGCCCGAACCACGTCCGCACCGTGGTGGAGAAGGGCTTCCTGGTGGGGATGGACCGCATCGCGACCGATTACCCGATCCACGCCGGGCACCACCAGGGGCACGACCACGGGACGCACGCCCACGGGCCCGACGAAGCCGCCGGCGCGGGCACCACGCACCGGTCGGACGATGCCCTCGGCGCTGACCACGGTCACGGAACCGCTTCGGCCGTGGACTACCGCGTGGAGCACGGCGGGCGGGTGGCGCTTGTCGACCGGGAGGGCCGGATCCGGGCGTACCACCACGGGAACCTGCTGGACACCGACGAGGTGATGGCGCAGATCCGCCTGCTTCTCGCCGGGAGGTGACGGCCGTGTTGGGGCCGATGGCTCGCGGCGCGTGGGACGGGTTCCGGCTGCGCTGCCCGGCCTGCCGCAGGGGGGCGATGTCCCGGGGGCTCTTCCAGCTGGCCGACCGGTGCCCGGTCTGCGGCGCCCCCTTCGAGCCGGAGGAGGGCGACTTCGTGGGGGCGATGCTGGTCGCCTACTCCGTCACGGCAGTGCTGGTGGTCATCGGCATCTACGTCACCGCCGCGCTGACCCCCCTGAGCCCCCGGACCCAGCTGGTCCTGTGGTGCCTGTTCGGAGCGGGATTCCTGATCGGCACCTACCGGAACATGAAGGGAGCCTGGGTGGGGATCCTGCACGCCATGACGGGGCTGCGGCGCGGCGGACGCTGACCGTACCGCGCGGCACCGATGCCGTGAGCAGCCGGTGATCGCAGCCGCTCCTCGTCGGCGGCCACGGGGTGGCGATGACCGCTGCCGCGCCACGTCGACGGCCACGGGGTAGCGGTGACCGCTACGGCGACACGAGGGCGGCCACGGCCTGGCGGCGACCGCTGCCGCGCCACGTCGACGGCCACGGGGTAGCGGTGAACGCTACGGCGACACGAGGGCGGCCACGGCCTGGCGGTGACCGCTACCGCGCCACGTGGGCGGCCACGGGCTGGGGGCGACCGCTCCGGGCAGCGCGGGGGCAACGCGCGGCTTTGTTTTGACCGACTGATCTCGCAATACCGGGTTGTCAGACTAGTCTTTTTGTACTACAGTGATGGTGGCCTCTCCATTGGCCACCCGAGCTCGGCCTACAACGTGAATCGTAGACGAGGAGCGGATGATCGGTGGGTATGTGGATCAGGCAGAGCGGCGTCCGGACCTGCGCGGCGATCCTGCTGGCCAGCGTGCTGCTGGCGGGATGCAGCACCCTGCCGCAGACGCCCCTGGATCCCAAGGGCCCGGTCGCCCAGATGCAGACCGGGCTGCTGCTCTACACCCTGTACATCGCCATGGGCATCGGCATCTCGGTGACGGCGGCCCTGCTCTACGTCGTCTTCCGCTTCCGCGCCCGCCCGGGCCTGACCGGCGTGCCGGTGCAGATCCGCGGCAACCACGTCCTTGAAATCATCTGGACCGTCATCCCGGTCCTCATCCTGGTCTCCGTCGCCTTCCCCACGGTGGAGGCCGCCTTCTCCACCGCCGTGCCGCCGGAGGGCGCCATGACCGTACGGGCCACCGGCTACCGCTGGTGGTTCGCCTTCGAGTACCCGGAACTGGGCATCGTCACCGCCAACGAGCTGCGCATCCCCGCGGGGCAGCCGATCCGGTTGGAGCTGACCTCCAACGACGTCATCCACTCCTTCTGGGTGCCGAAGCTCGCCGGCAAGACCGACATGATCCCCGGGCGCGTCAACATCGCCTGGATTCAGGCGGACGAGCCGGGCGTCTACCTGGGCCAGTGCGCCGAGTTCTGCGGCGACTCCCACGCCAACATGCGCTTCCAGGTCAGGGCCATGCCACCGGAGCAGTTCGACGAGTGGGTGCGGCAGCGGCAGGCCATGGCGCAGGGACCGAGTGAGCTGTCCGCCGTCGCGGCCCGGGGCCGGGAGCTCTTTGAGTCGAACGTCGGCAACTGCTTCGCCTGCCACGCCGTGGACGGGACGAAGGCCCAGGGCGTCGTCGGACCCAATCTGACCGACGTCGGGCAGCGCTCCACCCTCGCGGCCGGAATCCTGGAGAACAACTACGAGAATCTGAAGGCGTGGGTGCGGAACCCGGCCGACTTCAAGCCGGGCACCACGATGCCCTCCCACGCCAGGCTTTCGGAGCAAGACCTCGACGCCATCGTGCAGTACCTGATGAGCCTGAAGTGACGCCTGCCCCGCCGCTGCGGCGGGTCAGACAGCGCGACATCCGGATGCTCGGCCGGCTGCTCCCGGAGACCAAGCCGGAACGAGCGCGAATCCCCGTGAAACGGAGGTTCTGACCGCATGGCGACAGCCGCGAAGACGCTGGGCTTCATCCCCCGGCCGACCGCCCAGAGGGGATTCTGGTCGTGGGTGGCGACGGTGGACCACAAGCGCATCGGGATCATGTACGGCGTCACCGGCTTCTTCTTCTTCCTGGTGGGCGGCCTGGAGGCCTGGATCATGCGCCTGCAGCTGGCCCGCCCCGGGCTCGAGGTGGTGACGGCCCGGACGTTCAACGCCCTGTTCACCATGCACGCCACCACCATGATCTTCCTGGGCGTCATGCCCCTCCTGTCGGCCTTCATGAACTACTTCCTGCCCCTGATGATCGGCGCCCGGGACGTCGCCTTCCCCCGTCTCAACGCCTTCTCCTACTGGATCTACCTGTTCGGCGCCCTCTTCATCAACGCCGGCTGGCTGATGGGCACCGCCGGCGGCCACGTGCCGGACATCGGGTGGTTCGGGTACGCCAACCTGACGTCGGTGCAATTCACCAGCGGCCTCGGCCCCGACTTCTGGACCCTGGGCCTGCTGCTCCTGGGCATCGGCACGCTGGTCTCGGGCTTCAACTTCATCGTGACCATCCTGAACATGCGGGCGCCGGGCATGACCCTGATGAAGATGCCGGTGTTCGTCTGGACGACCCTGGTCACGTCGGCGATCATCATCTTCGCCTTTCCTTCGGTCACGGTGGCCCTGATCATGCTGATGTTCGACCGGACCTTCGCCGCCAACTTCTTCGA
The nucleotide sequence above comes from Symbiobacterium thermophilum IAM 14863. Encoded proteins:
- the coxB gene encoding cytochrome c oxidase subunit II, with the translated sequence MWIRQSGVRTCAAILLASVLLAGCSTLPQTPLDPKGPVAQMQTGLLLYTLYIAMGIGISVTAALLYVVFRFRARPGLTGVPVQIRGNHVLEIIWTVIPVLILVSVAFPTVEAAFSTAVPPEGAMTVRATGYRWWFAFEYPELGIVTANELRIPAGQPIRLELTSNDVIHSFWVPKLAGKTDMIPGRVNIAWIQADEPGVYLGQCAEFCGDSHANMRFQVRAMPPEQFDEWVRQRQAMAQGPSELSAVAARGRELFESNVGNCFACHAVDGTKAQGVVGPNLTDVGQRSTLAAGILENNYENLKAWVRNPADFKPGTTMPSHARLSEQDLDAIVQYLMSLK
- a CDS encoding DUF983 domain-containing protein; protein product: MLGPMARGAWDGFRLRCPACRRGAMSRGLFQLADRCPVCGAPFEPEEGDFVGAMLVAYSVTAVLVVIGIYVTAALTPLSPRTQLVLWCLFGAGFLIGTYRNMKGAWVGILHAMTGLRRGGR
- a CDS encoding ABC transporter substrate-binding protein, yielding MDQRIDRNGRHRRRPGLCGPGRHVALLSLVLAAALFAGCARRDPAPAAIAVLLADDVRLEKVEGLREGLAELGYTPDRVDITVYSARGDRSRLPALAAQAIASGPDVLVAGGGIEADTLHRSDNPGLPVVMAGVASPVRWGWIDSYARPGGLMTGVDNQHAELSGKRLELLTKLLPDVRRVLVLYDPQVVPGLHALEVVEEAAARLGVSLGTVEAGDLDGALAGLGAIEPGEYDAALLLPAFVLESGAGAIAAALERLGLPAMGPLDLGPEAGLMAAYGNSNRAQGKQAARFVAKVLSGADPATLPIESIDNPELVVDLEVVRRLGITLKPEGMAFAHVRGDEAGPGPGDVQVPAGEVGP
- a CDS encoding DUF420 domain-containing protein encodes the protein MDRILAVLPTVNAILISVSGILILWGIRLVRRGEPQRHQRVMLTATALAALFLVLYVTRVFLGGLSTFSGPGWLRPIYLAILISHFTLAMVQTPLVLITVWRGLRGLLPSHRRLGRVTWPIWVYVSATGVLVYGLLRFPYPS
- a CDS encoding LiaI-LiaF-like domain-containing protein; this translates as MDQQNPRRDQRPELDREPSATPEPTTPPSPVPPVPAYRPPLTSPFRTSAIGEGGQPEPTGTEKTADDRPDTGRMHGRGEDGEAAPRRRAEGEESGAETGAPGRDHAIPGGAESMHSDAGGPPPGTPGGRGPAAFARDEGGRDEEGTSGPRGPHGPLYHPPPPPPRSRRQSIVGPLVLIFLGLFFLGQSLGLIEWSLWEVVWRLWPVWLIVAGLDMVFGQRGGWARALLVLIAVAIVLGIVLGIQPQRAIDRPTGAVPSSPSRTFLMEPSERVPAAPSLPVTGQQPEPVTIAQPLEGISAAEVRIESAVSVLEIRGGDLPDLLIEGTVVPLIGEQVQWDYDAVDGTGVFRLYSDKPTRISSGPRQGEWDLVLTDRIPISLHLSTGVADSDIDLTRLHVPELNVEASVGEVSIKLPETGAVKGTINAGIGEVILWIPEGRPARIRVETGIGSTSVAPGFLYRDGYYVTPQYADQEDAVDLVVTGGVGTVDLRIMD
- a CDS encoding SCO family protein; the protein is MVQEAALPRGVRVGLAVSISVVLLSLAGLLALFASARQPALPVFGQVPDFDFVDQEGRPFSDEDLAGRVHLVGFIYTSCPDICPAITAQMRALQTELARLGLTDQVHLVSITVDPEYDTPERLAAYARMFGADTSSWHFLTGRPNHVRTVVEKGFLVGMDRIATDYPIHAGHHQGHDHGTHAHGPDEAAGAGTTHRSDDALGADHGHGTASAVDYRVEHGGRVALVDREGRIRAYHHGNLLDTDEVMAQIRLLLAGR
- a CDS encoding heme o synthase, whose protein sequence is MFAQARDRLQSGQVVRDYVALTKPRIVILLLITGFAAMWVAAGGPPPLGLTVVTMIGLALSCGAANAINMWYDRDIDAVMARTRRRPLPAGRLTPEQALRFGVITGALSFLVLLTVNLLTALLATAGLLFYVLVYTMWLKRSTVHNIVIGGAAGAAPPLVGWAAVTGRLDWAAVIMFLVVFLWTPPHFWALALFRSEDYERAGVPMLPVVRGERATKWQILLYSLLLIPSAALLYWTGTVGRLYLWTSVVLGCAMVSASVGLLRERAPQMDWAHRTYGWSLLYLFVIFLAMMLDVTRA